A stretch of DNA from Paenibacillus albus:
GTTTTCTGTTCGATCTAAGCTGGAAAGGTTGTTGATCTTCCGTGTTTGACGTATTAAAGAAATTAAGCTGGTTTTTCAAAATGCATTGGAAGCGGTACACGCTTGCGATTGTGCTGCTTACCATCTGCGGTATCTTTGAGGTTATTCCTCCGAGACTGATCGGCTTCGCCATTGACAGCATCGGCCAGGGCACGATGACGCGGCATAAGCTGACGGAGCTGCTGCTCTTATGGGCAGGTCTCACTGTCATTGTTTATCTCATCACTTATGTCTGGTGGTCGCAGCTGTTCGGTTCCTCCTTCATGCTGGAACGCAAACTCCGCTCACGCCTCATGCGGCATCTGCTGAAGATGACGCCTACCTTTTATGAACGCAATCGTACCGGCGATCTGATGGCACGGGCGACGAACGATATTGGCGCCGTATCCAACACGGCCGGCTTCGGCATTCTGACGCTGGTCGATTCCACCATCTGGATGGCGACCATTCTCGTTATGATGGCAGGCTTCATCAGCTGGAAGCTGACGCTTGCGGCGATGCTGCCACTGCCGGTGCTCGCGCTTGTGATGCAGCATTTTGGCAAGAAGATTCATGAGCGGTTTACGATTCAACAGGATGCCTTCGGCAAGCTGAACGACCAGGTGTTGGAATCCGTTTCGGGCGTTCGAGTCATCCGCGCATTCGTGCAGGAAGATGAGGATCGCAAACGGTTCAGCGACATGACCGATGAAGTGTTCCGCAAGAACATCGAAGTGACCAAGATCGATGCGCTGTTCGAGCCTTCGCTCAAAATCCTCGTCGGCATCAGTTATTTGATCGGTCTCTGCTTCGGCGGATGGCTCGTGTTCCGGGGAGAAATCTCCCTTGGCGATATGGTTTCGTTCAACATGTTCCTCGGTATGCTGATCTGGCCGATGTTCGCTATCGGCGAGCTTATCAATATTATGCAGCGCGGTAATGCCTCGCTCGACCGAATCAATGAGACGCTAGGCGTTAAGCCTAACGTCGTGGATGCGGAGTCACCGGTGAATGTGCAGGTGCCGGAGTCCATTGAGACCGAAGGGCTCACCTTCCGATATCCGTCCTCTTCCATCGACAATCTGGTCGATATAAATGTAAAGCTGCAGCGCGGGCAAACGCTCGGCATCGTCGGTCGAACAGGCAGCGGCAAGACCACTCTGCTTCGTCAGCTGCTTCGCGAGTATCCGATGGGCAAGGGAAGCCTGAAGGCTAGTGGTGTCCCGATTACGAACATCGAGCTCGACCAAATCCGCAGTTGGGTCGGCTATGTGCCGCAGCAGCCAATCTTGTTCAGCAAGACGATCCGCGAAAATATCGCTTATGGCGTTGTCGGAGAAACGATGGACGATGAGCTGCTGAACAAGGCGCTGGAGCTCGCTGCCTTCCGCAAAGACGTGACGTTCCTGCCAGATGGTCTGGAAACGCTCGTCGGGGAGAAAGGCGTTGCTCTCTCCGGTGGACAGAAGCAGCGGGTCAGCATTGCGCGGGCCGTTATCGCGAATCCGGAAATTCTTATGCTGGACGATGCCCTCTCGGCTGTCGATGCCAAGACGGAGACGGAAATTCTGGAAGGACTTCGCAAGGAACGTTCGGGCAAGACGACGCTCATTACGACGCACAGACTCTCCGCCGTGCAGCATGCGGATTGGATCATCGTGCTGGACGAAGGACGAATCGCTGAAGAAGGCACGCATGAACAGCTTCTTCTGAATAATGGCTGGTATAAAGAACAATATGACAGGCAGCAGCTCGCATCCGTCGTGGAAGAATAATGCGCGTAAGTGTCTAGGCTGACTGCAATCATGTATGAGATATAAAGAAACGAAGGTGACACCTACAATGGGCAATAACGGAAAACGATTGTTTCAATATGCATGGCATTACAAAAGGCCGATCCTGCTGGCGCTTCTGCTGCTTGCACTCGCGATCTCCGCGGAGCTAGTCGGACCTTTTCTCGCCAAACGGATGATTGATACGAATATTATGGGTATCGAGAAGCCGTGGTACGAAAGCAAAGAAGACGGACGCTATGACGTCGAATATAACGGCAGCTATTATAAGCGCGCTGACCACTGGAAGGATGGCGAGACGAAGGGCCGCGAGGTGCGCGTACTTCAGACGGGGCTTACGTATTATTTTGTCGATGCGGCTGACGTGCCTGATAAAGGTGTGCGTACGTTCGCGGATGGCAAGCTCACGGTTACTTCCGAGGATGACAGCAAGCAGCAATATCCTGCCGCTCTGCTGAGCCGGGATGAGACGTATCATTTCTATCAGCCGGAGCTGAAAAGCATGATAACGCTGGCAGCAGGCTATGTCGGCATGCTGCTCATCGGAGCAGGGCTTGCTTACGGGCAAAAGTTTCTGCTGCAAGTGTCGGCGAACCGCATCGTTCGCAAGATGCGCAATGACGTATTCCGGCATATTCAAGAGCTCCCTGTGCAGTACTTCGATAATTTGCCGGCAGGCAAAGTCGTTGCACGGGTGACGAATGACACCGAGGCGATCCGCGAGCTGTATGTATCGGTGCTGGCGAACTTCTTCTCCGGCATCATCTATATGACCGCAATTGTCGGCGCACTGTTCCTGCTCGATGTGCGGCTTGCTCTAATTGCCCTGCCGCTGCTGCCGATTCTATACTTCTGGATCATTATTTACCGCAAGTATGCGGGCAGCTTCAACCATGTCATTCGCTCGCGGCTGAGCGACATTAACGGCATGATTAACGAATCCATTCAAGGCATGCCGATCATCCAAGTATTTCGCAGACAGAAGGAAACGATGTCGGAGTTTGGTGTCATGAACGACGAGTACTTCAAGTATCAGAACAAGCTGCTGCGTCTTAACTCGGTGACCAGTCACAATTTGCTGAACGTGTTTCGTAATGTGATCTTTATCTCGGTCATTTGGATGTTCGCGGGCGGCTGGCTGGGTACAGCTGTATCCGTCGGCGTTCTCTACGCTTTCATTGATTACATGAACCGGATGATGCAGCCGATCGTCGGGATGGTGAATCAGCTGTCGAACCTCGAAGTAGCGCGGGTATCGGCAGAGCGTGTATTCGCGTTGCTGGATGAGCCGGGCGTACCGGTTTCTGAACAGCGGATGGCGCGTTATAAGGGGAATGTTGCTTTCGAGGACGTCTCGTTCGGCTACAAAGAAAACGAGGATGTACTGAAGCATATCAGCTTCAGCGCGAAGCAGGGGGAGACGGTTGCGCTGGTCGGTCATACCGGTTCAGGCAAAAGCTCGATTCTGAACCTGCTCTTCCGCTTCTACGATATTGACCGCGGCGCCATTACCGTTGACGGCACGAACGTGCGCGACATGTCGAAGCAGCAGCTGCGCCAGCATATGGGCATTGTGCTGCAAGAGCCGTTCCTCTTCACCGGCACGATCGCCTCGAACATCAGCCTGGACGACCCGGCGATTACGCGTGAGAAGATCGAGGGGGCGCTCCGCGACGTCGGCGCGTATGACATGTTCATGCAGCTACCACACGGACTGGATGAACCCGTCATCGAGAAAGGAAGCACGCTGTCCGCCGGTCAGCGGCAGCTCATCTCCTTCGCGCGCGCTCTCGCCTTCGATCCGGCGATTCTGATTCTCGACGAAGCGACCGCGAGCATCGACACCGAGACCGAAGCGATTATTCAGCAGGCGCTGGACGTGCTGAAGCGCGGACGCACGACGTTCGTCATCGCGCACCGGCTGTCGACGATCCGCGCGGCGGATCAAATTCTCGTGCTCGACCGCGGCCGCATCGTCGAACGCGGCAATCACGAGGAACTGATGGTACATGGCGGCAAGTACTTCGCCATGTACCAGCTGCAGCAAGGCGCCGCGGTTAGCGCCTTGGCTTAACATTAAAAAAGGGAGAGCCCCCGGGTTAGTGGGGGCTCTCCCTTTTTGTTTAGGATCTTTGAGCAGCGGCCACCGGCTAGTGCGCGAGAGAACGTATACGTTCTCTCAGATGCTCGGATGCTCGATTGTTGGTGCTGAGAGAACCTATGTGTGCTCTCAGCTCTGATGTTTCTGGTTTTCTAGCGGCTTCCAGCTCTAAACACCAGTTTACCCGCCGCCACCGCCACTTTCGCACTCCGAGAGAGGGTTTTCACTCTCTCAGCTCGCGATTATCGCTTTCTCGCCTACCGAGAGCGGCTTCCCGCTCTCAACACACGTTCACCGGCCGCCGCGACCACTTTCGCACTCCCAGAGAGGGTTTTCCCTCTCTCAGCTCGCGACTATCGCTTTCTCGCTCCCGAGAGCAGCTTTTCCCGCACTTGGGCACCAGCCCTCAACTATAGCACTAACGGAAGCTCGATCAGGAACACCGTCCCCTGAGCGCTTGTCTCCTTCACGTCCATTCGTCCGCCATGATCCTGGATAATCTTGTGCGAGATCGATAAGCCGAGCCCCGTGCCTTGCCCTTTCGTGGTGTAGAACGGTTCGAACAGCTTTTCCTTCGTAGCATCAGACATCCCGGTCCCCGTATCTGACAATTCGATGCACGCATGGTTATCCAGCTCATACAGCTTGACCCTAATCTGTCCGAGATCCTCCATCGCATCAATGGAGTTTTTGAACAGATTAACAAGCACCTGCACGACTTTGTCTTTATCAATCTTTACATATAAAGGAGCTACCGGATATTCGGCGCTCAGGCGATGCCCTCTCCGTTCGATTTCCGTACCCATGATGGATATCGCACGCTCGATGCAGGTTTGCACGGCTTCGGTCTTCATTTGGGACAGATTCGGTTTCGAGAATTGCAGGAACTCGGAGGTGAGCTCGCTCACTCTTGTGATCTCATCCATAATCATGGGGTGATAGCGGTCGAACTCCTTATAGTCGTTCTGATAAGCCAGCTGCAGAAAGCCTTTAATCGTCGTGAGCGGGTTGCGGATCTCATGGGCCATTCCCGCCGCAAGCTCTCCGATCACCTTCAGTTTGTCCGCGCGAAAGAAATGTTCATCTCGCTTCATCCATATTTCCTTCTTTTGAAGAAACAGCAGCTTCTCCGCATTTTCAACCGTTTCTTCCGTTGAGTATCCATTCGAAAAGGCATAAGCGTAAATGATATCGAGCTCGGGCATCTGTTCAATGATTCCGGCGACAGCCTCTTTTATATGCTCCTCAGCAGCAGCTGTGCCTGTATCCGTATCTGAATCCGTAGCGATCGCAATCGCAAATTCGCTCCCGCCATAGCGTGCTATAACAGCAGGGTTGAAGTGGCGCTCTAGCTGAACGGCAATATCCTTCAAACTAATATTCGCTTGCTCATAGCCATGCTTGAAATTAATAACACGCAAATCCTGACAGCTCATAATAATTAAACCGTACTCACTGCGCTCCTTCATCTTGCTTAGCTCTCTGCGGAATTCATGATAATTGAGCAGGCCTGTGAGGACGTCCTTTTTCAGAAGCTCATCGTTTAATTGCTCGAGATTCTTCTTCTCGATTTCTTTGCTCTTAATAATCCATACCAATGTGACAAATACGAGCGCGCTGGCAAGGTCGGATAACGTAACGAGGACGGAGTATCCATTCGTAACCGAATAGGAGAAGCGGACAACACTGTAAAGCGTCATAATTAGAAGCGCATGGAGAAGTGCTCGGGGCAAATTTTCGCTGCGTGTAATCTGTCTGATCAGCAAAATCAAATACATCGTCAAGGACCAGTTCAACTCGCTGAGCCAATGAAAGAGGACGAGCATCGCAATTTGAAGATAAATCTGCTTGTCGGTCGTTTGCTTCGTGTTAATCGACACATACACAGCTGCGCCTACCGCTATCATTAGATAAGGATGACTTGTCCGATCGAGATAGATGGACGAGAAAGAGATAATGACGAGCAAGATAGGAAGCAATATTCGAAAAAGAATAGTATTGGCCATGACTTTGTCACCTTTATCCTTAAAATATGATTTTCGCGATAAATGAAAAAAAGACAGCCGTTTGTAATGGACGGCTGCCTGAACTGTGATGTATGACCCGTGTGTCCTGATAGGTGAAGAGTGCTCTCGTAATGGAGAAGCATTGTGCTTCCATCTTATCACATTTCTAAATTCCATGACCAGATGCGCTTCCTTCCATTCATCCACCCAAATCCCCAGTAATTCACTAATCATTAATGAGTACGATCCGTCTATACTGGAAGGACAACATGATTTTACTAGAATTGAGGTGTGCTATGAGCAGTACCACTACTCGAACCTCTCCCCCTTCACCTCTTATCGCTATGTTATACAACGAGGAAACTGGGTTGTACCATAAAGAATTACTCACGTCGTTCCTTCAATGGAAGCTAGCCGATATGCCGCGCGTTCGAACCAAATTCACAGTCGTGGCCATTGAGATATGCGAGCCTAATGAGCTACCTGCTCTGCAACATACGAGCAAGCTGATCGCTAGCCATCTGCGCAATACGGATTATCTGTTTGCTACCGAAGAGCCGCTTCGATTCATTGCCGTATTGATGCATACCGGCTTTCTCGAAGCAGAATACCTGTTCCAGCGCATTTACACCGACTTCCAGACCTCTTCTCAGGTGCAGCTGACGGCCGGGATGACGGAGGTTGTCTATTCGACGACCACCTGCGAAGATATCCTCGGCGCCATATCGGTTGCGCTAACGCTGGCACAGGATAAAGGTCCTTTCCAGCTTAGAGCCGTGCCTGTCGCTACCTTGCCTGATGTGAGCTCGATTAAAGTGTCTATTATTGAAGACTCGCCGATTGCACAGAGCATTATCACGAACATGCTGGAGAATCTTACGATGCCGCATATGGAGTTCCAGATCCGCAGCTTCCACGACGGAGCCAGCTTCGCGGAATCGGACTGGCATCACTCCGGGCATACGCAGCTGATCTTCCTAAGCGACATTCTACCGCAGCGCGACGGCATAGAGGTGCTTCGCGATCTGCGCAGCATGCCAAATGCCAGCAAGTACATCGTCATTATGCTGGGAAGCCGCAACACGGAGCATATGACGATCTACAGCATGGAGCATGGCGCGGATTACTATATTGCAAAGCCGTTCAGCATCAAGCTTCTTGAGGCCAAGGTGAAACGGCTTCTAGAAAGGCTGAATTAATATGTATACCAGTCATGCCGTCCTCTCTCTTGCTATGTTCACGTTGACGCTGCTCATTCTAAGCAGTCTCGTCCTCGCCTATATCACCATCGTCAAAGCACGCGACATGCGGCTTACGCGTTATATGAGCAGCTTCGCGCAGAAGAATAGCACACTCATGTATGTGTATCTGACCGAAGGCGAGATTAGCCGGGCAATCGTACCTCATAACAGACGAACGTTCACCGCAGTGGAGAAGCTGTTGAGCGATTATTTGCTCATCGCCCACAGCGATGAGATTCAGCTTCGGGCGAAGCAGTTCGCCGAGGCTCATTTTACGAGCACTTACCGAGAGATGCTGCAAGGCCGCAAGTGGAGCATGCGGATGAATGCGCTCTACCACGCTTCCGTGTTCGGCATGGAAAACCTGCAAGATGACATAACCAGGCTGATGAACAGCCCAAAATGCACCTCACAGGAGCATTACCAAATCTGCAAGCTCCTCATCCATTCTCGGCGCAGCAGCTTCATACAGAGTCTTATTCGGCTGCCAGGCGATCTGACGGCATTCAATTACCGCCAGCTGCTGTCCATGCTGACGAACGAGCAGTTTGATGAAGCATTAGCGCAGTTCCATGAGCTGCCCGTACCGATTCAGCACAGCCTCGTTGAGATGATCGGCATTCTGAACAAATATGAGCAGCTCGACTTTCTGGAGCAGCAGCTGTTCCGCCTTGCAGATTCGACGAGTTCCGATCAATCGTCCGAGCTGCGCATTAAGCTATTGAAATCCATCGCACAGCTTGGCTTCACAGAGCGGGCGGAGCAATACAGCAGATTCGCCACCTCCAGCAGCTGGGAGGAGCGGGCTATGGCCGCGAAGCTGTTCGGAGCGCTAAGAAGGCCGGAGCTGGTAGAGCCGCTTACGGAGCTGATCAAAGACCGCTCGTGGTGGGTACGAACACAAGCAGCCGGTGCGCTGCTGAACATGAAGGAGGGGAAGCAATTGTTAATGCATATTGCTGAGCATGATTATGACCGGTTCGCCCGGGATATCGCCAAAGAAACGTTAGGACTTCATCCCGGATGAGTGCCGAGAAGCTTTGGATCGACGTTATTGGCATTTATGGCCGCTTCATCCTATCCTTCATGCTCCTCGCGACCGCCTTCTACCTCATCATGTTCCTGTTCTCCTTCATGTCGATGCGCCGCGAGTACAAGCTGAACCGGTTCCGCTCGCATGAAGCACTGCTGAACATCGCATTCACGAAGCCTGTATCGGTCATCGTTCCCGCTCACAACGAGGAAGCGGGCATTGTAGAGAGCATCCGCTCCTTGCTTGGACTGCACTACCCGGAGCTCGAAATTATCGTCGTGAACGACGGTTCGAGTGATGGTACGCGCAAACAAGTGATCGAGCATTTTCAGATGGTGCCTGTGGAGCGCAATGCTCAGCAGCTGATTGCTACGGAAGCGGTCACCGAGGTGTACCAATCGCAGCTGCTGCCGCATCTGTACATGCTGGACAAACAGAACGGCGGCAAAGCCGATGCCCTAAACGCAGGGATTAATTATGCCAAATATTCGTATTTTTGCTCCATTGATGGAGATTCTATTCTTGAACAGGATGCGCTTGTTCAGATAATGAAGCCGATCATGACATCGAACGAGGATGTTATTGCTTCTGGAGGCTCAGTGCGAATCGCCAACGGCAATACGATTCAGATGGGCAGCGTGAAACAGGTCAAGCTGTCTAAGAAGCCGCTAGTCATCTATCAAGTCGTTGAATACTTGCGCGCCTTCCTTGTCGGACGAGTCGGCCTTAGCCGCTATAATTTGCTGCTCGTCATATCAGGAGCATTCGGTGTGTTCTCGAAAGAGTGGGTCGTAGCTGCCGGCGGTTATTCCACGAAGACAGCCGGTGAGGATATGGAGCTTGTGGTAAGGCTGCAGCGACTCATCAAGAAGCGGCGATCGAACAAACGGATCGAATTCACAGCAGATCCGGTTTGCTGGACAGAAGCGCCGGAGACGGCTGCTGATTTGCGCAAACAGCGCAACCGTTGGCATCGCGGCTTGCTTGAGAGCTTATGGAGACATCGGGGTATGACGCTCAATCCGAGGTACGGCTACATTGGACTCATTGTGTTCCCTTACTTCTGGATCATCGAGCTGCTCGGACCTGTCGTTGAGCTTTGCGGCTATATTTTTATCGTGTTATCCCTGTTTATGGGCGGGATTTCGATCGAGTTTGCGGTCATGCTGTTTCTGGCATTCCTGCTCTATGGCTCGTTAATCTCGCTGCTCGCGCTGATCTTGGAAGAATGGGGCTTGCAGAAATACTCCAATAAGAAGGATGTCCTGAAGCTGTATCTCTATTCCTTGACCGAAATTATTTGGTACCGTCCGTTAACGGTGCTCTGGCGCGTTGAAGGCATATTCCAATTCTTCCTCGGCTACTCCGCTTGGGGGAAATGAAACGCAGAGGAATCTCATCATGAGAAAGCTTGATCTCATTAATCGCCGATGGCTCATGGCTGCTGCCGTGACCGTCGGCCTCTTGGTCGTCTCTTCGCCGATTTGGAGCTGGTATTTGAAATCCGAGCATCAGCTAAACGTGTTAATCGTAGACAAAACGGTGCCGGATACCTCCTATCGCAGCCATGCAGGGCTGACTTGGATGCTGAACAATGCCAAGTACGTGCAGCCCTCGGGCTCCAGCTACAGTCCTTCGAAGGACTACTTCGGCTTCAAGCCGCTTAGTGGCGGCAAGTATCGCGTGGATGCTGTTCCTGACAACATCGACAACTATGATCTCATCTATCTGGCTAGCATGTATGGCGTCGACAAAGAGCAGTTCACCGGCAAGCAGCCGGGACCTACGGAGAGCAAAAGCTTATATGGCGGCATGACAAAATCAGATTTCGAGCCGATTCGCAGCAAGCTGCTTACGAAGGGCGGCACGCTCATCGCCGAGCGCGATCTCCTTGGCAAGCCCACATCGCCCGAGCTGCGCGAAGATATGTACAGCCTGCTCAATCTGACATGGGACGGCTGGTCCTATAAATACGTAGCTGATCTCGCGGGCAATGAAGTGCCGGACAAGCTGAAGGCGAGCGTTGCAGCGATTGCAAACGGAGGGACCGGCAGCTGGAGCTACAAAGGCAGCGGCTATCTGTTCATGAATGAATTCACAGAGGAGAATCTCGTCCTGACGGAAGCGGATTTGGCCGGTGGCGCTCCATCCTTCGCTTATACAGCGGAAGGCGAGCAGCAGCTGGGACTTCCGGCGAAGGGCAAGCAAGCATACAACGGCTGGATCGATGCGATTAAGCCCGCAGATGAACGTGAGGTTCTGGCAAACTATAAGCTTGCTCTCTCGCCTTCCGGACAGGAGAAGCTCAGCCGCAGATATATCCCGCTGACGATGCCTGCCATTATTCATCATCAGAATGAACGAAACGGCACGTATTATTTCAACGGCCAGTTCTCCGTCAATACGGATCTCCCGTCGATCTATCAAAGCTCGATTCAGACAGCGCTCCGCAAGCTGCCAACTTGGCATGACTCTGAGGATGCCTTCTATTGGGAGACGTACATTCCGCTCATGAAGGCAATCATTGACCGCGGCATGACAAAGCCGAGTGCAGCGAAGCAGGTCGAAACGCTGCAAGCCGATAATACGTCGTATTCGGCTCGCGTGTTCGGTGATCATTTTCAAACGCTGAAGAACGGCAAATGGTCGGATTTCACCATAAAAGGCGTTAACATCGGGATGGGCAAGCCTGGCGCTTTCCCGGGAAATGCCGCCATCGGCCGCGATGAATATTACCGCTGGTTCCAGCAGATTGCGGCGATGAACGCGAATGCAATCCGCGTCTACACGCTGCAGCCGCCTGCTTTCTATGAAGCGCTGTATGAATTCAATCAGACGACGGACAAGCCGCTCTACCTCTTCCACGGCGCTTGGGTGCTGGAGGACGCGCTTGTCTCGTCCGGCAATGCCTTCTCGGATGCGGTGATGAAGCCGTTCCACGAGGAGATCGTGGATGTCGTTGATGCCGTGCACGGCAAGGCTAGCCTGCCGAAGCGAGCCGGACATGCCTATGGCAGCTACACCTACGACGTCTCCCCTTACCTGCTCGGCTGGATTCTCGGCATCGAATGGGACCCGCATGCGGTGGCAGACACGAATAAGTTGACGGCGCATAAGCAGCCTTTTGACGGACGGTATATCTACACGAAAGGCGCTTCCCCGTTCGAGAATTGGCTCGCGCAGGGTATGGAGTACATGGCGACGTATGAGCAGGATCATTACCACATGCAGCATGCGCTCAGCTTCACCAACTGGCCGACGACCGATATGCTGAAGCATCCGCTGGAATCGTTTGTGGAAGAAGATATGTCGGTGGTGAATCCGAACCATATTTATACGAAGGACGGGTTCTACCCGGGCTCCTTCGCTTCTTACCACATCTATCCGTATTATCCGGATTTCATGAACAATGAATATACGGATTACAAGGACAAGTCGGGTATGAAGAACAACTATGCCGGCTATTTGCATGCGCTGAAGGCGGTGCACCGGCTGCCTATATTGGTGGCGGAGTTCGGCATTCCAAGCTCGCGGGGCATGACTCATCGCAATGTAAGCGGGAAGGATCAAGGGCATCACTCGGAGCAAGAGCAAGGACAGCTTATCGCGGGACTGTACGAGGATATGCTGAATGAGGGCTATATGGGGGGAATGATTTTCTCCTGGCAGGATGAATGGTTCAAGCGGACGTGGAACACGATGGAATACGATAATGCGCACCGTCGTCCGTTCTGGTCGAATGTTCAGACGAACGAGCAATATTTTGGCCTGCTCTCCTTCGATCCCGGCGAGAATGTCGTGCCGATTGACGTCGATGGCGATACGCTCGATTGGGATGCGCTGCACCTGGCTCCGATTTACAAGGCGGCTGACAGCACGCAGAACTTGAAGGCACTATATATTTCGAATGATTCGGAGTATGTGTATTTGCGCCTCGATTATCGGAAGCTGTCTAAGGACGATATTCATACGTCGATCATGTTCGATACAGTGCCCGGACAAGGGAATACAAAGCTGCCTAAAGGCGTGCCGCTTGCCAATAAAGTAGGGTTCGACTTCTATATCGACCTCGCCAGCGCGAGCTATGCGGAGACATTCGTGGACAGCTACTACGATACGTTCTACTACGATTATGCGAACTTGAAGAAGCTGATTCCGATTGTCGCCGGTGTGAGCACGAAGAACAATGGCATGTATAATCCCATCAGGCTCGTGCTGAATAAAGGCTCGCGTAAGGTGCTGCCGAGTGGTAAGGTGCTTAACTACCCGTTCGAGTCGTACCATACCGGATTGCTGCAGGAAGGCAACAGCAACACGCGAGCGGCAGACTACAACTCACTCGCTGATTATGATGTCAACGAGCAGTCCGGCGTGATTGAGCTGCGCATCCCGTGGCTCATGCTGAACGCCAAAGACCCAAGCCTGCACGAAATGACAGGCGACCTCTGGGCATCCGGCAAAGGCAATCAGGCAAGCGTAACGACGAAAGGCTTCCATATGCTCGTTGTTCAGCAGAACAGCGGCGGTAGTGGCGGCAAGCTGAGTTCGCTGCCGGAGCTAAAGACCGGCGAGCCGGTTACGCTCTCGCAGCTGAAGCTCTTCCAGTGGGGCGAGTGGAACCAGCCCGCTTATCATGAGCGGCTGAAGCGGTCGTATGAGGTGCTGAAGAAGGAATTTGGGAAATATTAAAAAGGCGGGGGTGCCCCCGCCTTTTTAATATGGATTTTTAAATATCAATACTTTCTGCGGCTGGATCTCGATCTTATGTAGCTGATCCCTCTACCTAACGTAAGAGCCAAGAGGAGAAATATCGTTCCGCCAGCCAAATCGACGATAACGTCTCGGTATGTACCAGTCCGCTGCACCGAAGACAGCTGGTTCCATTCATCGAACGAAGCGACGACAACAAGGGCTACCAATGCACCAAAGAAACGGTACACTGCCTTCCACCGGAGTGGAATTAATGTGACGTACAGAACGATAGCCAGCATGCCATATACAAACAAATGCGCGCTTTTCCGGAAAATAAATTCAATGAAGCCATAAGGATCGAGCTTCGCGGATGT
This window harbors:
- a CDS encoding VanZ family protein, with translation MNEIKISRTLLYILPVALWVALILHFSSQSYQAQTIKPFLQQHFNENHVRAALPDITIHYNHGVTSAKLDPYGFIEFIFRKSAHLFVYGMLAIVLYVTLIPLRWKAVYRFFGALVALVVVASFDEWNQLSSVQRTGTYRDVIVDLAGGTIFLLLALTLGRGISYIRSRSSRRKY